In Desulfomonilaceae bacterium, the genomic window GCCGGGCCAATCATACCTCGCAAGCGCTATTACGAGCGCGGGATCGACATACGGGAGCTGAGTTAGATGCAAATCCTCTGCAAGTCTCCGCATGATCTCCTTCAAGAGTACAGGAATGTCGTCGATCCTGTCACGAAGGGGCGGCAAGCTTATCCCGAAAACGTTAATTCTATAGAAAAGCGCGGACAGGAATCGGCCTTCCTCAACCTCCTTATCAAGACTCCTGTTCGTCGCTGCAATGATCCTGGCATTCACGGAAACGCTCTTTTCAGCGCCGACACGAAGGAATGACCTTGTGTCCAGAAACGTAAGAAGCTTGGACTGCAAGGACAATGGAAGCTCTCCTATTTCGTTGAGCAGGAGGGCGCCTCCTTCCGCCAACTCCAGAAGTCCCCGTTTACGGCGATCCGCTCCTGTGAATGAGCCACGCTCATGTCCGAAAAGCTCTGATTCCGCCAATTCCTTGGATATGGCAGCGCAATTCAGCGAAAAGTAGGGTCCGAGCGCACGTTTCGAATGGTCGTGGATCCAACGCGCCAAATAGTCCTTTCCGCTCCCACTCTCCCCTTGAAGTAGAACTGTGCTGTCATTAGCAGCGGCCGAGCGAGCCTCCCGCATGGTCGCCCTCATGGCCTCCGAGGGGTAGCTTTCAAAAGCCGCTTTTGTGGTAGGCAATGATCTCGCACGGTCGGTCACATCACGAGAAATCCCAAATACACCAATAATCTCACCCTCGGCGTTATGAAGCGGTCGGAAGGCCGTAATCAGGATCATCGAGACGCCCTTTAGGGGCCTAGTTCCTTTTGTTCTGATTGTTTTGGAACAAACCGCTTATGCGTTTAAGCCGGTGTCCTGTTTTTCTAGACCGATAATTTTGGCACACTCATAATGTCATCATGCAATCGCTGCCTTTAGATTCTCGGCGCTACAAACCACGCCACTGGATAATAGCCGCTAAGTACTATGAATTAAATAAATTACAAGAAAGAGCCCGATTGCAAGAATTGCTGAGGTTAGCAGCATGTCAAGTATCAATGAGGGTTGATATATATCTTCATCTATTTGCTTTTCAAGCGCTTTATATCTGATAAAAGCAAGCACACCCATTGAGGCGCCAAGGCCCACTAGGAGTATTCCAAAAATTGATGAATATCCGTGAGAAGGAAGAGCGATTTTGTCAATATTTGACTTCCCCAAAACATATGACACTTCATTTATGAACAATGAAAACTTCTCAACAACAAAACCAAATGCCATGATCCCAATGCTCGTCCTTATCCATGCAAGAAATGTCCTCTCGTTTGCCATGTGGACACGGCGGCTACGGATCTTTGCAGATTTTTTATCTTCTGTTATCTCCGGCATATTCCTGCCTCTCAATATAAAGAATTCTTACTGATAATAGCTTTTTGCTACTATAAGACCGACGACCGCTGCGGTTAGGGCATCAGAAGAAAAGTGAGCAGTATGCCCCTTCGTTTAAACCCATTCCGGATCACTTTCCGCCGATGTAAGGTTTGAACCCATAACGCTCGAAGATCTGCAGCGCCTTGGGTGACTTCACGAAGTCAAACCATTGCTTGGCGCCTGCTGATGGGCCGCACCCTTCACCATGTGCCTTCTTACTCATTGTGTATAACTCCTGAACGGGCTGGAGAATGTACCTTGGATTGATTCCTTAGAAACACTTTCTTCAGTTTTATCATAGAATAAGCTTTAACGCTTTTTTTCCGATTATGTCATATATCGCGGAGCCTTCCAATGCCTATCTGTAACGGTTAAATCGTGTAGTGGTCCTGGAGATTGGAAGATTCTGAGGTAGCTTAACGGCCTCAATCTGTCATTATACCTGATATAATTCCCATTATATCAGGTATTAAACTAAATATATTTATATCAGATATTAATATGTTAATATAACATCTTTATAAATAATAGGAACATCTTTAGTGTTTCACTGTCACTACTAAGCGGTAAGAGAAAATCCTGATGGAGAAAGAAGGTATTGCAGATGAAACGCATCAAACAACTTATAATCGCAGCCGACGCCCTTCTGAAAACGAATGTTGATGTTGATTCCTTCAGGAGTTGGCAAAAGAGTTCTCTATTAGCTCTTGTTGCTCTGTTGGGGCCTTTGCATTACTACACCGAGAATTTTGGGAGATTCACGAAGGAAAAGAACCGAAGGGGCCTGCTGGCTGGAACGGGGATACTAACAGCGGTCGAGGAACAATTCGCTTAGAATCTGTTTGGTGAAAGACGCACAAATGTAATTGTCGCTGAACAACATTTCAACGTATATTGATAAAATTTCCGGACGCCTGGTATTTTATTTTGACAGGTGTCTATTCAGAGTTTCAATAACTTTTTTAGCCGCTGGAGAGAGGTGTCCTTTTTTGTGGGAAAATATATCAATAATTGAAACATGTGAACCATAATAGGCTTCATTGGCCTCCCAATCAGCCTCCAAGACCCCTCCCTGTATGGTCAAGCCTGCAAAAAGACCTGAGGCTCGAGAATATGATAAAATCCCGGCGGATAATGAAATGTCGGTGTCTGCGGACGCTTGTCGGCCAACAGGACCTGCTGCCACCGAAGCGTCTACCCCGATTGTAAACTTGTCTTTAAACAAATTTTTTAGATTAACGTCACTCATCACCAAAAGAACCAATTCGGTCGATTGCACGCCTATTTGCCAACCGAAACTCCCACCATAAAGAGTAACAAACGCAGGAAAGCCCCATTTCCTGTCCGATGGGTCACGACGTAAGACCACACCTTTTCCATATTGCCCACCTATTCCCATACCCGCTTTGATAACTGACGGAAATATAATTATGGCTTTGCTACGATTGAGCAAATCATGAGGAATCCCGCCATCTGGAGCCTGGAGCATCTCGGTTATGACTTTCTGCGCATCATTCAATCTATTTTCAAGCTCTAAATTTTCAGCACGGGATACCCCCTGGCTAATATTTCCCACCATAAACAATAGAAACAGGATTTGTAGGACCGTTTTTTTCTTCATCTAATCCTCCTTAGCAAGAAACGGTTTTAGTGTTTACACCGTGCCACTGCCGTTTGCGACGCCAAACACCCAGCTAAAATCCTGGCGGCTCCGATGCCGAGGCACGCAAGGCGCTATGGGAGACGAAAACCGTTAGACTATCTCACGGCAAACTCTTGGTGGAGAAGTTCGCCAAGGTCACTTGCCGAAGAGCTTGTCCGCAATCAATCCCAAACCCTGGTGAAGCAGGTCCTGGATTGGCAGGCAGCCTTCAGGCGTTAGTTTGTCCACAATCTGGGGTAACATCTCGGCCAGGCCGCTCGATGCCTCTTCCGGCGAAACCCCCAGCTTTTCCGCAATCCTTTGAACTTGATCTCGTCCCAGGACCTGCTGGATTTGTTCAGGAGAAATCGGAAGGTTTTCTCCTTTGCCAATCCATGAAGACATTACCTCGCCAAGCCCCTTCTCGTTGAAAATGTTTAACAGTCCTTCGGCGCCGCCGGACTCGGAACTGTTGAGGATGCCCATAATGCTTTCCAGCATGCCACTCTGGGTATCTTGACCTGAAAAGACATTTTTCCGGAGTTCATCTGCAGCTTCCTCAAAGAACTCCATATTGAACCTCCGTAGAATTTTTTCCTAGACAATTCCGAAATCTTCTGTGAACTCAGTACCCGTCCCTGATGGCCGTGTTCGAACAATCTCTGTAGGTTACGCGTGGCGCGACGGTAGAATTCGGTCCAAATATAAGAAAAGTCCTAGCACAGACTGCCAGGGCCTGAGAAATAATTCCGGAATGGGGGTAGAAAACCAGCGCCTATCTTCCAGGTGGGCTGGTAGGTTTACTTGGCTGATTAGATGCCTTAGCGCATTCTTTTTCCTTTGCTTTTACCGCTTCTTCTTTGGTCTTGAATGGACCTGCTATGGTCGCAGGGGTTTTTTCTTGGCCTTTGATCACCTTGCAAATACCGTTTTTGTCCTTGATTACAAAGTAGCTATCCCCGGCGGCGAAGACGGCTACAGGACAAAAATTATGGCTGTGAAAAGTCCTATTAGGCGTCTGACTTTCATGGTAACCTCCGATTGAATCATATTTTATTAATCGAAACATTAACCCGGCACAGAAAAAGGCAATTTGACGGCGGACTGTTATTTTTTGTAACTAAATGGAACTGAGGTCGGCCGGAGCTACCATTTGCTTAGATGATCTTCCAGCTCCTTCTCCGCTTCCCGGCAACGACTTCTAGATCGTTGTCTGTGAGTTTGCCCCACTTCTCTCTGAACTTGCCTTGCAGTTGCTTCCAATTTCCTCAAATCTGATCCCAGTTCATAGTTCATCCTTGTTTCCTGCGGCTTGAATTCGCCGGGGCTTTCCGTGTTTCGCTGATCAGAAACATAACCATCAGCGGAAGCGCTTCTTATGAACGCCCCCTCTCGCCTCCATTGATGACCAGGAGTTGGGTTCACTAGCGTGCGCCTTCCTCCACTGCTCTATTATTGCGTGCTGCGCAGTAGCCTGGACCTGTAACATCGCAAATCGCCCGGCTAAACGGCGCTGAAGTATTAACTGCTCCTGGGCCCGCTCAGCTTCCCTCTGCTGTTGCTTCAGCACACGAGTGGCTTCTTTTAACTCTTGATTAAAGATCACCACTTCAGGAGGACCCTGGGCAACCGGGGACACCGGCAGGGCAGCATACCCAAGGGATAGGAACAGGGCGAGCGTCAAAGATCGACTAACGAATTTGTTTGCTATTGATCTCATATCCTCACTCCCTTCTCAACCGCATGCCAGAACTAAAGATTCGCGCGGTTTCCCGATCAAACCCTTGATAGGCGCTAAGCTTGGTCCGGAGTACTCAAAAAACATTTCAGATTATGATAACGGAGATAGTATAACCCTTGCCACCCACGAAGCACATTTCGTGCCAACTGTGCAAAACAGAACGATGTTTCTGAAAACCGTATGCTAATTAAATGGTTAAGTATAGTGATAGAGTTTGGTGTGAGTTACGAAGATTTGACACGAGATGCAAGACGAGACAAATCTGCCCGACAAACAGACTACAAAATTCCTGATGTATGTTTTATCAAGGGGTTGCGAAGTCCCGTGGTGTCTTAATATAGGTCAATCATCCTGGTCTGCGGTGCGATTTTCGCTCGTAATCCTAAAACGATTCATCTGACGATATTAAGAATCCCGGGCTATACCAAACGTACGAGCTGCTCATCTTCTGGCGCCTTGGCTGCACCGGCAGGGTTTCTAAAATCCGGGATTTGATTACCCCATCCGTCACGTCGTGAATCGTGCGCTCCGTACGGTCGAAAGAGACACGCGTTCCCAAAAAGGCTATTCGGGAAGCTCTTGTTAGCGGGCTGTAGAGAGGCCATTACTGCTCTTCTTTATCTATGCCGGCCTAGCCAGCCTGAACACGTCATAACTATCGGGTCTAAAGTTGTTTTACTTTTTTATTTGAAGCTAGGACATTTTATTCTGCATCTGCATCTTTTTGTCCTGCGTACTATTCGCATCGTTTCCTCAAACCATGCCGTTTCCAAAGCATTAACGCATATCCGTCATTTGCTTTGACGTTCCTTTCTATTCCATCGGGGGAGTTGAAAGACCCATCAGCCTAATGCTGCCTCCTTCATGATTTTAACAATAACGTCTTCCACTTCCTGCGCCACCTTTTCCAGTTGCGGGGCGTTGAACATCGCCAGAAGAGCGGTTGGCTTCAATGTAGCCAGAATGGTTTTACCGCCCTCCTCGTAAACTGAGATCCGGCATGGCAGTGCGGTGGAGACGCTCATGTTTTGATAGAGAACTTTCTTGGCCTGTTGCGGCTGACACACCTCAAAAATCAGGCATTCGCGGGCGAACTCCACGCCCTTCTTGGCCATGGTTTCTTTGAGGTTGTGCACCTGCATGACGCCAAATTGATTTGCCTGTACGGCAGCCTGCAAGGCGGCCGCAGCCTCACTCACGGTTTTGTCGGTAGATAATTTGACCAGCATAGGTGTCCCTTCATGGTTGACAGTTGACTTCATTGCAACGCCGAGCGCTGAATTACTTTTTGATCAGCCTGCTGATAACAACGACTAGCAGGACTATCACCAGGATGCCGACCACCGTCCATACCCACATCCCTCCGCCCGCCCATCCACCCATCCATCCGTCAGTTTGGTTCATCATATTGCCCCCCATCATCTTCCCTTCCCCAGGCCCGGCGGATAGCGCTTGGACTGGGGACCAGATGGCCAGGGCCAATGCAAGGCTTAAAAGGCGAACGATGTTCGTATTCTTTTGGTTTTTCATGTTCTATTGCCTTATTTTTGTTTCTCTTTTTTGTTCGGTGTTGGCGTCGGTGACAGGCCCCGGCAAGTTACTCACTGAAACGCGAATTCGCATTAATGTATTTTACTTTAGTTTTTCAGACGGCTGTTCTTCTTTCATCTTTTGGGCTCCTTCTTCAACATGCTTATGCCCTTCGATAATCTGTTTTTGTCCCTCAGGCGGCATTTCTTGCCCTTTCTTCATCATCATTCCGCCTTGCATCATCTTTGAGCCTTCCATCATTTGTCTACGGGCCTCCATCTTTTTTTTCATCTTTTCCATCATGGCGCCATCTTTCATAACCATTTCCTGAGTCTTAGCCATCATCTCTTCGCCCTGCTTCATCATCTTGTCGGCGTCAGACATCATCTGATTGCCTTTGGCTACATCTTTTTTCTCCTGAATCATTTTCATCGCTTCCCGCATCATGTTGGCGCCCTCCATTATTTTTTTCGACGCGTCCATCATAGTGGCATTGCGCTTAGCCAAATCGTCTTCCATAGCCTTCGACCCTCTTTGCGCCATGGCCGAACCGCCTACTACTAAAACGGCAATTCCAAAGGCCAAGATAGTAACCCAAACCCTTCCACTCGTTAGAAAATTAATCTTTCTCACAAATTCCCTCCTTGGAAAATTTTCCGTCATTCACACAACGGTGAGTAGGCCTATAAACTCCTACGGAAACGGCTCCGCGGGGGTTTGTCAGCCGCGTCCTAAGATACTACTTATAGACCTACCTATCTTTAGCGATCACCTAGACACAGAATGTGCACTGTTCTTTCTATGGTTTCACTTCAGCTTCAGTCGGACGTTCTTCTGTGGTCCGTTTCTTTCCTTTCATGTATTTCCAGCTTAATTTCCTGGTTAAACTTGGCGTTTACTTTTGATAATAACAATTCAGCCAACTCTTTGTCATACACAAGGAACACGGGGCCATTGGGGGGCCGCATCACATAAAGCGTTTTTTTAACTGATTCTGCCATGGTTGTTTAACCTCCTTACATTTTAACCAAAATTATGTGGCCGCTTTGCCATTGTTGAAGCTCTTCTCGCCAATCGCATATCAAATCCTTATTTTCCCGCCAATTCCAAGCAGTTCTGGCTAAAATCGGCTGGGGCCGGTAATTTGTAAGGTCTTTTATTTTTCCGTGGCCAGTTTGAGCGTCCGTGCTTCTTCAATTAATGCTTGGCCTCTTCCTTCGCTTTGACCCCCTTTTGCGCTACCAGGGTATTGGGGAACGACAATGTTCATGAAGTCGGATTCAGCGAATTCGCTCTTAGCGTAAGACTGAGCGGAACTTTCATTTGCTAAATTTTTTAGGCGGTCTTTCAATTGAGTCGATAATCTTGTCCGCGCAGATTCCATTAAACTCATGTATTCAGCCAACAGATTTGCCGTACAGATGTGTGTATAACCAGGGGGCCGAATAAGTCCCCGGTACACCTTGACAAACCTTTCATATTCAGGAGAGCCGGCTAGATGACTGAGGACTCGATTGATTAGTTCGCCATTCAATTGCATAGAATGTGTCAATGATTGTCGCGACAAAGAGGCTAGAGTCGCTGTTCGTTTCTCCGCCTCATAGCGCCTTTGTATGTCACGCCCCATCAATTCCAGGTCCTGTATCTGCTCGATAAGCTGAAAAGCCCTGTCATCAAAAGGTATCGACAAGTCCTGAGATCGAACAGTACCCGGTGTCATGGCGATGGTCACAACTAACAAAAGACAGCCGAGGATGTTGTTTTTAGTCTTCATTGTGTTATCGGCGCCAAGCGCCGCTTCTAACGTAGTGAAACGCTTGCTCTCTCCAGCGCTGCTCGTCCTTATTGATACCTTCGGACATGGCGGCAGGCGCTAAGCTTGGTCCAGACAGCTCAAAAAACGTTTCAGATTATGGTAACGGAGATAGTATAACCCTTGCCATACAGGAAGCACATTTCGTGCCAACTGTTCCAAACAGAACCATCTTCTTGAAAACCGTAGGCTAATTAGGCGCTTAGATATAGAGACAGAATTTGGTGTGAGTTACGGAGATTCGACAGGAGAAGCGAAACGAGACAAATATGCCTGAACAACATACCATAAAATTAGTAACGTGTGTCTTATCAGGAGGTTACAAATTAGCCTGGTGTCTTAATGTAGGTCAATCATCCTCATCTGCGGTGCGGTTTTCGCTCATGATCCCAAAACGCTTCATGTGACGATACAGAGAATCTCGGGCTATACCAAGCATCCGGGCTGCGGATCTTCTATTGCCTTCGCAACGTCGGAGCGCCTCCAAAATCAGGGATTTGATCACCTCATCGGTCACATCATGAAGCGTGGCTTCGTGTACCGGAAAACTCGACACGTGAGACCAGTCCTCAGAACTTGCTTTAACAGAAGGGAGTGTCAAGCTTAAGCTATGCCCGTCGGATAGCATCAATGAGCGCTCGAGCACGTTCCGGAACTCCCGGACATTGCCGGGCCAGTCATACCTCGTAAGCGCAATTGCGAAGGCCGGATCGACATACGGGAGATGAGTTAGTTGAAGTTCCGCAGCCAGCCTCGACATGATCTCTTCCAGGAGTACGGGGATGTCTTCGATCCTGTCACGAAGGGGTGGCACGGTTATCCCAAAAACGTTAATTCTATAGAAAAGGGCGGATAGGAATCGGCCTTCCTCAACCTCCTTATCGAGGCTCCGGTTGGTAGCCGAAATGATCCGAGCATTCACATTAATGGGTTTTTCACCACCGACACGAAGGAATGACCTTGTGTCCAGAAACGTAAGAAGCTTGGACTGCAACGAGATTGGAAGTTCCCCTATTTCGTTTAACAGGAGGGTACCTCCTTCCGCCAACTCAAGAAGTCCTCGTTTACGGCCATGCGCTCCTGAAAATGCGCCACGCTCATGTCCGAAAAGCTCTGATTCCGCCAATTCCCTTGATATGGCAGCGCAATTCAGCGAAAAGTAAGGACCTAGCGCCCGCTTCGAATGGTCGTGGATCCAGCGCGCCAAATAGTCTTTCCCGCTCCCGCTCTCCCCCTGAAGCAGAACCGTGCCGTCACTGGCGGCTGCCGAGAGGGCCTCGCGCATGGTCGCCCTCATGGCCTCCGAGGGGTAGCTTTCAAAAGATGCTTTTGGGCTTGGAAATGCCTTCGCGCGCTCCGTCACATCACGAGAAATCCCGAATACGCCGATAATTTCTCCCTCGGCGTTGTGAAGAGGTCTGAGGATCGTATTCAGGGTCAACGAGACACCCTTAATCCGGGCAGTGTGTTCTCTTTCGATGGACTCTCCTCCGAGTACGCGGAGATCCAGCAGTCGAAGCTGTCGAGCGATTTTTTCGCCATAGATGTCCTGGGGCTTGCGTCCAATGATTTCGGACACGTCAAGTCCTAGAAGTTTGGCCATCGCGGGGTTCGCTTGCGTGTATTTAAGACTACGATCCATCATGAAAATCATGTCCTGGGCGCCGTCAAATATTGCCCGGAAACGTTCTTCACTGACACGCAAGGCATCCTCAGCCGTCTTCCGTTCGGTAATATCAAGATAAGTTCCGGCTACCCGCAACGGTTTGCCGTCTTTATCCCTCTCTACGACTGAACCACGGGCCAAAACCCACTTCCAGTCGCCCAACCTGGGCCTAAGTCGAAATTCGGCCTCATATAAAGGTGTGCGTCCTTCCAGGTGCTCATTAAACATCTCCACACCTCGAGACCAGTCGTCTGGATGAGTGAGATTCTCCAACCAAAGGAGATGTGACGGAACTTCATCCAGTGTAAATCCGAGTATTTTGGCCAAACGCCGGTCGTAAATGGCCTCGCCTGTCTCAAGGTTGTAGTCCCACGACCCGAGGCCCGCTCCGTTCAATGCCAGGTTCAGCCTCAGTTCACTCTGTCTCAGCGCCTCTTCTGCCTGGTTGCGCTCAGCGAATTCCTTCTTGAGTCGCTCATTCGTCGTTAGCAGTTCCGACGTGCGTTCCTCAACCCGTCTCTCCAACTCGTCCCTTGCTTTGATAAGGTCTACCTTTATTCGTTTGCGTTCTATGGCGTAACGTAAGGATCTAACCAACAGGTTTCCGTCTACCATGCCCTTGAACAGGTAATCCTGCGCCCCGTGTTTTACAGCCTCAACGGCTACAGCTTCATCTTCCTGGCCGGTAAGCACGATAATTGGAATTTCAGGAAACTCAGATTCAACGCGGATCAACGTTTCAATACCCTGACTATCGGGCAAATTCAGATCTAGAAGAACCCCTGTGACGCCGCCTGTTCCAAGACGGGCTAATCCCGACGCCAGACGGGATTCAACCTGGATATCCAGGTCAACGGACTCACAATCCAGGCACATCTCTTTAATGAGACGGGCGTCGACGCGATTGTCCTCTATCAACATGATTTTTAGACGATCTTCCAGCATCTGGACCTCACTTTGGGGGGACGATGAGTTCAGGGACGTTCACGCTTGGCATCCAACACGGAACGCGCCTGGTTCACTAGTTCAGCCATCCCATATGGCTTTTGCACAAAACCTCTTACAAGTGGATTAATCTCTCTGTGAAGATCATCGCCTGGGGAAAAGCCGGTTGCTACAAGTACTTTCACTTGGGGATCAATCTTGACCAGTTCCATCAAACAGTCTTTGCCGGACATTTCAGGCATGAGAAGGTCCAAAATGACTAGAGAGATCTCCCTTCCCCTGGTTCTATAGATTTCAAGAGCTTCTCTTCCATTGGTGGCTGTAATGACGGAGTAACCAGCGTTTATGAGAACCCGCCGAGCGAGTTCAACTATCGCTGGGGCGTCGTCTACCACCAGTATTGTCTCCGCTCCGGCTGTTTGAGATAACTGAGATTTCTTTTGCTGAATCGTAGGCCCTGAGCCTATAGCAGGGAAATAAATCCTGAATTCGGAACCAATTCCCGGTTGACTTTCACACGTTATATAAGCGCCTTGCTGTTCCAATATGCCCTGTACCGCTGAAAGACCGAGCCCGGTTCCTCTTGCTGCGCCTCTTTGTTTTGTGGAAAAGAAAGGTTCAAAAATTCGTGCAAGGGTTTTCTCATCCATTCCGCAACCGGTGTCAGAAATTGACAGCATCAAATAGTTTCCTGGTTTGACTCCGTGATGGGTCCGGCAATACTCATCGTCTAACCAGACGTTCGTAGTTCCGATCTTCAAATGTCCACCATTAGCCATGGAATCAGAGGCATTGATGGCGAGATTCATAACGGTTTGAGAGATTTGGTTCGGGTCCGCATGAATCGTCACCGGCTCGTCGGTTAAATCGACGTCAATTTGCACAACCCGTGGCAGAGTTCGAGAAATTAGAGGGATCAGTTCCGTGATCTGATGGTTCAGATCCAGGTCGATGGGAAATATCGGGGCCTGTCTGCCAAACGCCAGCAGCTTCTTTACAAGGTCCGCCCCTTCTTTACCTGTTTGAATTATGGTTTCAATGTCCTTGTAGTTAGGTTGGTCGGTTTTCTTGTTTATCAATAGGAGTTCGGAATAGCCAATGATCGTTTGGAGCATGTTGTTGAAGTCGTGGGCTATGCCTCCGACCAGAGTGCCAAGGGCTTCCATCTTTTGGGCCTGAAGAAGCTGAGCCTGAAGAACCTGATTTTCTTGCTCGATCCGCTTGCGCTCGGTTAGGGCACGAGCAAATACCAAGGCCCCATCTTGTCCGCGAAAATTTATTGGGACAGCGGAAACGTCTACATTGATTACAGAGCCGTCCATTCGCAGCCAGATCTCCTCCAATGGCATCACCTCTTTTTTCTCGACGTTCAGCAGTCGAATGCGCTCCTTTATTGTCTCATGAAAACTGGGATGAAAACGGTCCATGACAGGTTTACCAATAAGGTCGCTCGGCGAGTTTGCACCGAATAGTTTCAGCGCAGGCGCGTTCACGTAGGCAAGAATACCACCGGTCTGGACAAGCACAGCCTCCGGAGCCCCCTCAACAATTAGCCTAAAAGTCTCCTCGCTACGTGCTAAAGCCTCGACCGCCAGCTTACGCTCGGTATCGTCAAAAATCACTCCATCTATGTAAAAGCGCTCCCCAGCAAGGCTTTTAATAGGCCGGCCATATTCTCGAAGATGCCTGATTGAGCCACTTTTGTGTCTAATTCGATATTCTACATCGAATGGTCTGTCTTCAGCTATAGCTTGTTTGACCAACTCCACCACTCTGGCTTTATCTTCCTCCAGAATCAGCGGGTCGATCGAACAGACATCCCCCATTGTCAGTTCGGTTTCTGTAAATCCTGTAATGGGTTCAATCGTAGGGTTAAAAAAATTCATTGTAACCGGCTCAGAAAGTAAAACTCTGTAAACAATTCCGGGAATATTTTTACACAAGGTCCTGTGGACTATCTCACTTTCCCGCAAAGCGTCTTCCGCCTGCTTACGCTCGGTAATGTCAGAGACAAGGCACAAACCAGCAGGTTTTCCTTCCCACATTATCAAGGAAGAATTCATCTCCGCCCACTTCACGGTCCCATCCCTGCACAAAAATCTGTAATCATACCGAAAGGGGGTATTATCACCCTGAAGTCGTCGAACGTGATATTGGTTAACCATGTCCCTGTCATCCGGGTGAACAAAGGCTTCAATGGCCTGGGAAGCCAAACCTTCATCTGTTGAATATCCGGTCAGCTCTGAAGCAGTCTGGTTTACAAACTTGATCCGTCCGTCCTGAATTACTAAAATGGCTTCACCAGCCTTGTCAACTATCTTACGATATAGTGATTCCTTTTCACTCAACAACTTTTGAGCAGCCTTCCACTCATCCATCTGGAGACGCATCTTATTTAATTCATCGATAAGTTGCTCGATGGTTTTGTCATGATCTGACATGGCTTGAGCCCCACTAGCGGAAAAGGTAGCCAGTTGATTGTAAGATGCCCCAAATTATCTATATCAAAGGCCAATCTGGAAATATACAAAAAACTATATCCGTAACCCCTCAGTTATTCGCGGCCGAGTTACCTGGTAATATGAATCTACCTCTTGGTCAATGATCTGAGATGCGGCTCTTTTCTGGAGGAGACAGATCTAAGGCCGTTTGTTTTTTGGAGGTTGGA contains:
- a CDS encoding YidB family protein, with translation MEFFEEAADELRKNVFSGQDTQSGMLESIMGILNSSESGGAEGLLNIFNEKGLGEVMSSWIGKGENLPISPEQIQQVLGRDQVQRIAEKLGVSPEEASSGLAEMLPQIVDKLTPEGCLPIQDLLHQGLGLIADKLFGK
- a CDS encoding sigma 54-interacting transcriptional regulator, which produces MILITAFRPLHNAEGEIIGVFGISRDVTDRARSLPTTKAAFESYPSEAMRATMREARSAAANDSTVLLQGESGSGKDYLARWIHDHSKRALGPYFSLNCAAISKELAESELFGHERGSFTGADRRKRGLLELAEGGALLLNEIGELPLSLQSKLLTFLDTRSFLRVGAEKSVSVNARIIAATNRSLDKEVEEGRFLSALFYRINVFGISLPPLRDRIDDIPVLLKEIMRRLAEDLHLTQLPYVDPALVIALARYDWPGNVRELRNAFERALMLSDGRSLSLTLPSGKASPQDWSHLCSFPLQERTLHDVTDEVIKSLILEALRRCEGNRRCASRMLGIARDSLYRHMKRFGITSENRTADQAD
- a CDS encoding sigma 54-interacting transcriptional regulator: MLEDRLKIMLIEDNRVDARLIKEMCLDCESVDLDIQVESRLASGLARLGTGGVTGVLLDLNLPDSQGIETLIRVESEFPEIPIIVLTGQEDEAVAVEAVKHGAQDYLFKGMVDGNLLVRSLRYAIERKRIKVDLIKARDELERRVEERTSELLTTNERLKKEFAERNQAEEALRQSELRLNLALNGAGLGSWDYNLETGEAIYDRRLAKILGFTLDEVPSHLLWLENLTHPDDWSRGVEMFNEHLEGRTPLYEAEFRLRPRLGDWKWVLARGSVVERDKDGKPLRVAGTYLDITERKTAEDALRVSEERFRAIFDGAQDMIFMMDRSLKYTQANPAMAKLLGLDVSEIIGRKPQDIYGEKIARQLRLLDLRVLGGESIEREHTARIKGVSLTLNTILRPLHNAEGEIIGVFGISRDVTERAKAFPSPKASFESYPSEAMRATMREALSAAASDGTVLLQGESGSGKDYLARWIHDHSKRALGPYFSLNCAAISRELAESELFGHERGAFSGAHGRKRGLLELAEGGTLLLNEIGELPISLQSKLLTFLDTRSFLRVGGEKPINVNARIISATNRSLDKEVEEGRFLSALFYRINVFGITVPPLRDRIEDIPVLLEEIMSRLAAELQLTHLPYVDPAFAIALTRYDWPGNVREFRNVLERSLMLSDGHSLSLTLPSVKASSEDWSHVSSFPVHEATLHDVTDEVIKSLILEALRRCEGNRRSAARMLGIARDSLYRHMKRFGIMSENRTADEDD
- a CDS encoding DUF302 domain-containing protein is translated as MKSTVNHEGTPMLVKLSTDKTVSEAAAALQAAVQANQFGVMQVHNLKETMAKKGVEFARECLIFEVCQPQQAKKVLYQNMSVSTALPCRISVYEEGGKTILATLKPTALLAMFNAPQLEKVAQEVEDVIVKIMKEAALG
- a CDS encoding DUF202 domain-containing protein, which codes for MPEITEDKKSAKIRSRRVHMANERTFLAWIRTSIGIMAFGFVVEKFSLFINEVSYVLGKSNIDKIALPSHGYSSIFGILLVGLGASMGVLAFIRYKALEKQIDEDIYQPSLILDMLLTSAILAIGLFLVIYLIHST
- a CDS encoding lipid-binding SYLF domain-containing protein; this encodes MKKKTVLQILFLLFMVGNISQGVSRAENLELENRLNDAQKVITEMLQAPDGGIPHDLLNRSKAIIIFPSVIKAGMGIGGQYGKGVVLRRDPSDRKWGFPAFVTLYGGSFGWQIGVQSTELVLLVMSDVNLKNLFKDKFTIGVDASVAAGPVGRQASADTDISLSAGILSYSRASGLFAGLTIQGGVLEADWEANEAYYGSHVSIIDIFSHKKGHLSPAAKKVIETLNRHLSK